ttctacttagaatttatgttatagattgcgtaccacctcaaagtccattgacatctggctttgaaactttgcttgtttaccatcatgcccccaacctgtacacaggagaaGTTTGCATACcgcctcaaatattttccaattcaatttatgtaaatatctcagcacatcatgtattgcattgaaaactaatctaacagtgatccatgcatgtttcgccaacaCTTTTCAatagcggcggaatagtcgagcgcgctgtctctgtgttattttttttctagttttttttttttcgattgaAGAAACACTTGTACGGTTATACCATATATAGCTTAATATCTACTAAGTGTATTGTTCGTCTGAGCCTTAagttgtattgtatttgtttctatATGTCAATTAATATGTAAAGCTTATATCGAAATTTGATTGTATTGCATGGATAAAAATgctataaaaacaattaaatcattaatgatAACATGTTCTTGTTTTCTTCTCAAGTAGAAGTGTTTGATGACGGTTTCCTACAATATAAATGGTGAAAGTATGTTCAGTATATTGAGCGCCTtattgagttatttccctttgtctTATATCAAACCAATATTAAATTCTGAAGTTCAGTGGAATACTTTGAAGATTCATAGtgttaaaagtgtttttcaaaCCAGGCCCATGCTGTTTTATGTGTAAACCAGTTTTCTACCTTAAGTGTCTAGTTACACAATGataagacataaataaaaaagtttaaaatggttttataaaaacaaaaacaaatcttcaGTGACACATTATCTTTAAGAACGAAATGAACAATCATGTTCAAAGTAgattgataaaataacaaccATATTCtcaaaaccaaaatataaaacatcaaaatattctGAAGACATTATTCAACTTAAGATGTAGAACTAGGAATTACAGCTACTTAACTAGTTGAATAAAGTCACCACTAGCGGATCGAGTGGGGCCCACTCAGcgcattccccccccccccccccaaaatcGTCCCAAGTTTTTCTtgggggagtacccctaaaAACTCTGCCAACACTATAATCTATTGGGTGGAacataattatgacaaaattTGATATCTTTCAATGGTTATTGAACacaaaatgcaatacttaaaCCCGCAACTTGGTTTTGTGGCTTTGAGCTCGCTTGATTTCAAAGTTGGATTTGCACATTGCCGTGAGTGGTAAAACATTTGAccaaagttttattaataactttcaAAGAGCAGAGCGGAAAATTTGAAATGCAACAGTCAAACTTGATCATACCCCCAGGTAGTATTGTTACCTTGACGATGCCAAGCAGATATTTAATACAATGCTTAACTGTGGACCTtgtattgtgaccttgactaGTGTAGTCCCAACATGGGTTCTGTACATTACATTGATGAGTAAGAACCTTAATCAAATTTGCACCAACATCCTTGAGGTGAGGAGAtatgaataaatacaattaGATCAGAATATCAGTCTAAGGAAATCAGATGTATATTTTCGTAAGCAGTAAAGTCCAAGCTTTCAGATTTGGATACATATGGTATATGGATACGATTTGTGTAATAAAGGATTTTTTAATTAAGAAGTCAGGCGCCTAGATGCAAAATAAGGTAGTCTAAAACATACTTTATGGGTCTGACTACCAGACCCCTGGTAACATCAGACTCTGAAATAtatgattatgtttaaattaaaattaagattttttttacaaacaaattaagAGGACACCGATCAGGAACCCCATCTGTAATTAACATCTGTTCAGAAAACTATACAATGTTTCTTAACCATGGGTCACATTTGTCAGTTATATCCCTTGTCTTAGGAAGTGTTTGGAACACTACAGCATGATTCTCACTATGTTAAGTGGCTCTCAGATTATATATGGGCAAGATAGTAACCCACTACGTTGAACGGCTCTTGGGTTTATATATGGGCAAGATAGTCACCCACTACGTCAAACGGCTCTTGGGTTTTTATGTGGGCAAGATTGTAACCCACTATTTCAAATGGCTCTCTGGTTTAGATATGGGCAAGATTGTAATCCACTATTTCAAATGGCTCTCTGGTTTAGATATGGGCAAGATTGTAACCCACTATTTCAAATGGCTCTCCGGTTAAGATATGGGCAAGATTGTAATCCACTATTTCAAATGGCTCTCCGGTTAAGATATGGGCAAGATTGTAATCCACTATGTCAAATGGCTCTTGGGTTTTTATGTGGTCAGGATTATTACCCACTATGTCAAATGGCTCTTGGGGTTTTATGATGGGCTTGATATCCCACTGTGTTTAAAGACCTTTAAGTTTTCATATGGGCAAGATTGTAACCCGTTATGTTAAATGGCAATCACATTTTTATCTCGGTTTAATTGTTACCTACTATGTTAAATCGCCCTTGGGTTTTTACCTGTTCAAGATTTCCCACTATGTTACGGTTTTTATAAAGGCTAAGATATCCCACTATGTTAAAAGGCCCTCAATTTTTCATCCGGGCAAGTGTTCCCACTATGTTAAATGGCCCCCAGGTTTTCTCTGGGAAAGTTTGTAACCCACTATGTTAAATGGCCCTCAGGTTAACATCTGAGAAAGTTTGTAACCCACTAAATTAAATGGCCCTTAGGTTTAAATCTTTGTAAGATTGTAACCCACTATGTGAAATGGCCCTCAGGTTTACATTTTGGCAAGATTATAACCCACTTTGTTATGGCCCTCAGGTTTACATTTTGGCAAGATTATAACCCACTTTGTTATGGCCCTCAGGTTTACATCTTGGCAAGATTATAACCCACTTTGTTATGGCCCTCAGGTTTACATTTTGGCAAGATTATAACCCACTTTGTTATGGCCCTCAGGTTTACATTTTGGCAAGATTATAACCCACTTTGTTATGGCCCTCAGGTTAACATCTTGGCAAGATTGTAACCCACTATGTTAAATGGCCCTCAGGTTTACATTGGAAAGTATCGTAACCAGCTATGTTAAATGGCCTTCGGGCTACATCTTGGCAAGATTGTAACTCACTAGGTTAAATGGCCATAAGGTTTACATTTGGGAAGGATCGTAACccattattttattgatgcaGCTGATGGATTTACAGGCAGCCATTAAAATAGCATCCTATGTAAGATTCTGTCATTTACTTTTCAGTTTGAAGTAGCTTCCATCTTGAACATGACAAACAAAGTTTATTGTAAATTGACAGAAGGTCTACCATTTCaaaacacacaagacaacaaaacTGGTGTATGTTTCAGTAAGTTTAATAAAGTCTTTCTTGGCAAGCCCAACAGAAAGTATTTAGTTATAACAAGAAACAATAGATTATATGGTCAACAGAGATATGTTATAATAATACACTGGAATGATTATGCATAACGACCATGCTTCACTGCCTTGGGAAAGTTTTGTAAGATAAAAAACTGctaaaaacttaaaatttaatCTGGCTTGAGTTAATGTTTCAAACTTTCCATAAAAGTCCAATTACTGTACTGTTCAAATTTCTTTGCAATTGAATGTTGTAATTCACAGTATGTATACCTGTGGTACTGCTGTTATAATGATTTGAGAAAAAGAGAGGAATTGTTTCACCTTTGGGGTTTGAGccaaacacatattttgttccCAAAATGTTCCACGAAAATACTATCCTTGCTgcaaatttgtaaacaatttttgtaataaatatgcaACAAGATCTGAGAAAAATTTTGAACAGCAAGaaaatttaaactgtttttgaacaggaagaaaaaataaaattgtttttaaacagcaagaaaaattaaaatatttttgaacagcaagaaaagttaaaattgttttttgaacAGCAAGATAAAATTGATTCACGACACAATCTTAACGGCTGAGTGCATGATGGACACAAATCCTTCTATATTTAAATGGAGTAATGCCAGTCATGTTCTGAGCCCTTGCAGGTTTATAGTCAAACGAATTTATCTaaattttgatgaataaaaatgaaCGCAGTGGTCTCAAATAATTCTgtacatacaaatattaatgacaGAAGACATAATCAAATTGACCAAGTAAAATCACATACAGCTAGAGAGATACCCTCTGTTGTTAAAATatctttcatttaattaaaaatgcatttgtaaaaataaaactgtaaaatacAAACACTTGCTTTGATCAAAGTAAAGCAAACTTATGTAGTTGTTTAAATGCAAtgcttgtatttttatttcatttatatatacagaaataatgttgttccctttttaaacatattttgtttcaatataatagTATTTGGGGTTtaccattatttaaatatgagtTCTGATGAAAAAATCACTCTTTCTGATTTCATagaaattaaaatttgataaatgcaagGCATTCATTGCATTATGAATATTTTGGACTGTAATTTTCTTCAGGAAATTGAAACTGTTAAAATGATAATTCAACTGCTGTTGTATCTGTGAAAATATTACAACATCGTAATGCTTTCATATGATTATACACATATTGATTCaaaattttgacattgaataaTTGATTCTGCAGATTCacaattttgacattattatcaATACCACAAATAATGTAATCAATAATAATTTCTAATTTCccttttacattgaattatgtttgaaatgaacAGATGTTGTAATATAAAATAGAGTTATGTTGGcaaataaagatttgcacagtcatcAGTATAGTTAATTCAGAAAGATTTCTAATTAAAGTCTTATATTACCAGTAAGTATTATATACAGTTCTTTCATCCTAATGATAAGATCACCATGAATCGTTTCATGGTTCCTTTGATTTTGGACCCTTATGCATGGGATAGGAAttaacagtgtttttttctttcccTCAAATAAAATGAGGCCGAAATTGGGCCCAATTTACAATGCCAAATATAATACTTTTTACACAAAATGGTACCTGACAATTATCAAAAATTTAAATCACCTCCATCATTATCACAATGTACTATTGCAAATTTCTTCTTACGGGCAAATTGTGaatattcattgtttaaaaaaattgaattttcaatatttagcatgctattttcttgatttaaatAGTCCGGGCCACATTCACAAAATGGcaagaaaaaacatttattgatgataacaaatgtttgaaatcatatgattataatcaatatactaatataaatgcaaattgAACAATATCTGTTTCAACATGGTCCTTTTTTATTccctttatacatgtatgaatgatTCTGAATGGTCaattacatataattatattatgttatcttattagtatattatatacaatttctATGTACATGAGtagataaataatatttcatcatgGAATGTCTGATGgtgtaaaaaattgtttttatacgCATAAGAAGCAGAGcaacattttaaatggaatGAATTCAAACTGGTCCTATCAATTTTAAGGCCTCCAGGAAAAAAACAGAAGTAATTTCTAATTCTTTTTCAAACTCATACACTAACAAAATTAaggtattttgattttaaacccTACAGTCGAAACCCTTTGGCTCGTAATCCAagggaccagccaaaatacttcgaaCCTTGCGAATAACAAGCCAATCAAGAATGcttacaaaaagtaaaacattttcggtcctttacatctagttcaaCCCAGTGAGGAAATTGAGCCACAAGATATTAAGCCAACAGGTTTTGtctgtattttaaatgttgataataaatgtttattgtttggtATAACTCTCCATGTACGAGTTTAATGTATATTACTATTAATATTtccaaatattaaataaagactGAAAATATGATCAATGATATGTTCTCATGATAATCTATACACAACATGAATAATCACAAACATGAAAGACAGgtttatgcattttcatgaactGATAAGGTATTAACTTTCTGACAGTTTCGATTCtgttttcatacaaaaatcATCATCTCGGATCGGCtagtgataaataataaattagtaGTGGCTATTAGCTAATATACAATTTCTGTTTACaagatgtaaataattattgaaatattgtgtACTACAGAAATATGTTCAGTGAACTCTGAATGTTACATTAGGAAATTACTAGACATAAAACATTGCTGCTTTGATGTACAAAACCTTTCACAAAGCACAAACAAAGTCCATTTAAATAATGCTTATTCCATATAAGTTATTCACAAATGCTCTGAGGCTATCACATTGTTTGACAAATTCTTCTGTTTAATTTCTGCTTTCTTTATTGACCTTTCTATGGTCATTCTATGTCCAACCTGCGTCACTCCTAGATCAATGTAATGGTTTCTTGATAATCCAAGCAACTTTTTACCATCAATACAGTTTCTCTGAAAGCTTGATTTGTACTGGCTCATACTTAAACTATCCAACCAATCCAGAACATCATTACATAACCAATCGCTTACTGGCTTATCACCAAAAGATTTTCCTGCTTTTTTGTCAGTTAAACTGTCAAACTGTGGAGGAGGTGGAATCACTGATGTATCACCATCGTCGAAGCCAGGAGGGGGAGGAGCAATGACGTCCTCGTAACCGTTACCCCGTCCCTCACCAGAGAGTGAGGATAAAGTTGATAATGAAGACACAAGACTGGCAGTGTCTGGTGAAAACGCGGGGCTGTGTTGTTGAGAGCTTGTCTCATGCCCGTGTTCTGACGAAAAGTGCATTGGAGGTGGAATAATCTCCAATTGAACTATATTGTTATTGTCTGTGTTCCCACCATCTCTGAACGCAGCAGGGGGTGGTGGAACATTAGCGTACACATCACCATTTGTTAAGGGTTTACTTGGCTTAGCCGAAACTTGTGGAGAGACGCCCTTTTTCTCCCCGTTACGAAACCTTTCTTTATCTGGGGATCCTGAAGCAGACGATGATTTTGATTCGGAAGATTTTTGCTTTCTCTGAAGCCATTCTTGGCGTCTTTTCTCTGCAAGAGCCAAGAAATCTGACTGTCCATTCACATTCTTCTCagattttgtttgttcattgtCAGTTTCGTTTTTCACTTCACTAagtttgtctttatttgtgGCAGGCGCTGGTTTCACTATAACATTTTCAATTGGTTTAGGTTTGTTAACTCCAATACCATTGGCTTGCTTTGTTTCACTTGCACTTTTCACTGGCCGTTGACCAAAGTTTGGCTTAATCTGAGTAATCCCTGGTTGGTTCTTGATAATCTTAGGCAGCTCCTTAATGGGCTCAACCTTAAATGAAAACTCTTCCTTTTCAGCCTTAGCTGGCTCAGGCTTCTTAACTGACCCCAAACCCTTCACATTGGATTGCACATTAGACTTGTTTGCcgattcattgtttttattgtcagtCTTAGCAACTTTTGAACCGGTCAGAGAAAATTTGGCAGCCTGTAATTTCTTAGTTTTCTGAAGCCTGCTTTCAATGGACTCCATCACTGAGTGCTGATCTTGCTTCTCGAGCTGTTGCCGCCTCCTAGCAACAGCAGCAATGATTGCTGCTTGGTTTGGATCCATCTGAGGAACCACGGGTTTCGGcttgttatcaaatattttaggttCCTGATTATGAAGACGTTCCTGCCGTTTTGCGACTGCAGCAGCAATGGCATCCTGACTGACAGGTTTGGATGATATGTGGTCGGCACTGGCAGTGGATTTGACTTTGTTGATATCCTCAGCAGAGGGGGCTGGTGGAGGGGGAGGAGGCGGTGGGGGAGCAGGTGCCACAGGAGGTGGGGCAGGGGCCCTGGGAATCTCCCGGAGGAAGGGCTTGTCATCGAAGTCTGGAGGAGGTGTAGATGGAAGGGATGGCGGTTGGGAATCCGGCAGTTTTGGTGCATAAAAATTATCCTCCGGCTCCCTGTTCACTTCCACTTTTACTGTGACCTTATTATCTTGTGGGGGAGTTGGAGCAGCAGATTTCCGGGACTGTGTATCCTGTCTGTTCTGTGATGGGGGTGTgggggcggggccatttggccGAGGAGGAATAGAAAATCCCTTGTCATCTGACGGAATTGTGGAGTGAATTGTATACCGCTTAGATGCCTGAGATTGTGTAGGTGACGGCTTTTGATTTTTGTCACCTACTGATATTACAGTGACTGACTGGCGCTGTTTATAATCCCGGAATTTTACTGGAGATTGGGGCTTTTCATCTCCACTGTCACTATCATAATCTGGAGCAGGCTCCATCTTTATGGAAGTACGCTTACGCAGACTCTCCTGTCCTTTAGCAGTCATTAAGAGTTTAGCATTAGGATGCTTTTTAAGGAAACTGGCAGCATGGTCTAACACTTTATCTTCCGCGAATGTCACACCACCATTAGTGTCCTGGCTCTGTTCAGTGTTCTCTCTGTTTAATAGAGCACCTGCACTTGGCGTTCTCTTATGTCCAGCTTTGTAGCCAGTTAAGTCTTTAGGCTCCTCGCTCATTTTTGCTGAGTCACCCGGGCGGAAACTTGACTCGTAGGGTGATTCAGACTTCGTGGTTGACTTAACAAGCACCTTTGTACTTGCATATGGTGAACTTTTGTTAGTGTTTATGGTCACAACCTCTGTTGAAGAGGAAGATTCAAATGAAGTGTTAGCAGGCGGCTTGGGCGCCTTTTTCTTGGGAGAGTTGTCCTCtcctggtggtggtggtggagatGCCTTGGGGCGTACGGCAACACCTACGGGGGAGCCACTGGTTGAAGCATTAACACCAGGCACTGCATACACATTGGATTTCTTATTGTCCGGAACAGTAGGTGATGCATAGATTTTGCTGCCTTCAAATAGGTCTGGCGTACTCTTAGCTCTCCCAAGGGTTCCGTCCACTCCAATATTTTCAGCATCAATGACCGAAACTCGTTTGGCAGCTGTTCTACTTCGGATTGAAGCTATTTTGTCCTCCGGCTTCCCCGAAATGGCTGAGTCCAATGAAGCTGAAagaggaaaaaaatatttgttagcaTTATCTGATAATGATTGTATGTATGTCAATTAACATTCTTGTTCAGCACAAACTTGGGGAGTTATTCTGACTTTAAACATAACAGTATTTTAATATGACATTTCCTCCCttatattattcattataaaCAAGATGAATATTGGATGTAAAGATCaaactttttcaaaattaagaGTAAAAAGTAGCCCTGCGGATCAAATCCCAAAGCCCTTTCattgtttttcagtcaaaaacttgggcataactcaacaattattattattattatcacaatacctcaacattgtttcttaaaaaacaacagatagCGTTagcttttaaaagaaaacacgAAAAATTGAAACCCATAAAGGTAAATGTGTGAAAAACGTACCCATGGCAGACAGTTCATCGCTGATAGACTGTCCCTCGGACTTGCTGATGGAGATAGACGTTCTCGGGTCCCTCTGTGGAGGCACAGGAGCTGCTGGAAATAGATATTATACATGAATAATCCTTgatcaaaaaaaatatgtaccatttaaatagataaaagaAAAACTGTCAAATCAGTAATCATACTGTTAGGtgaaaatgtatgaatataGAGTATAATTAGGAATACCCCGGTAAACCTAGTATTTGATTTTACATTAAAGTaacaatttttaataatatgaaaaaagattttgtatatttttacagtataattttaatattaggGATTAAAAATTATCGATCATGAAAAATTATCGTTCAACCTATTTGGATCATTTTCGATTATGTAGTCataatcaaatgttaaaaaagaacTGTTTACAAAAGGtgttcaaatgttaaaacaagCTGCTTGAACATACAAGCAAACTCTTATGATGTCTTTTGTTATTTACAAGTAATTGTTCTATGGCTCAAGGGCTTAAGGTATTAAGTAGGGGtgatataataatgtttaatgttgatcAACAATTCCCATTGAAACAGTTTATAAAACCTTTCCCAATCCGTTTACATTGATTACACTTACAACAAAAGTTAATATGGTttcaaattgtcattttttttttcaaaaggtttgtaatgaatttcttctgtttttctgttaaaaacagacaaaaccaaacaaaaatacaaaacattctAAGAATGCGACAGCAACAAAAGCTTCGAAGCAGCCATTTCATATGTATGAAATTAGATactaaaaatattcaatggAAGGAACTGACAGGATATATTACAGGATCAAACAATGATTGAGCATGCCAGAATGATTGCAAAAAAACTGCAACATGACGAATGTTTACACAATTAAACAAGTAACCAATACCATTCAGGACAAAAAATAACCGGTAACCCGAGAACAGGCTACTCCATTTCAGGaaaaaatataagtttgttattataaacaaacaaataaaggtGCTCGTCATACATTTTCGTACTTAAATGTAAGATTATTTACGTCATAACAGGAAGAGTAATAGTTATTTTACTGCTTTAATTTTGACCAATGATTTCAACACAAAGATTTTATGCGCTAACACagtctttaaataaatatatatcttaactTGTATCATGCTAAAACTATtaccttttttcttcattttgtgAGGCATTGTCATAGACTTGTCCCCATTAAACCAGTCTGCACGCCCCCCACTTGGTTGAACCGTCACAACCTTCATCGCGAGTGTATCGCCTGTCGACCTTATCAAGTGCACCACGCGGTCGTGGGAGGCTTTGATCACATTCTCCCCATTGATCTGAAATATGGACcccaaaacatgtattaaaaaacTAGGAGATGTCAACAAAAATATGAATCACAATTTCATCGCTTgtgattttaattattgttgtgTAACCTTAAAGTAGTGCATTAGGCACTGGTTTCAATGAAAGATGTCAGAACATTAAGACATCACTGTAAGTTGATGGCGAATAATAAATTGCTTTAAATAGATGAAAATTCTGGGTATTAAGTATTGTTCAGGTCTTAGATTCAGAGAAAAACACCCAAATAAGGTATGCACATCAATAAGAACCATTATCGTACTTGCATAGATTACGTAAATGTAACAACATTTTCAGTCTATTGTTTATtcttcattttgcaaaaacaagaCTTTATGAGCAACTATTGGTTTCACTAAGTCCGATACAAGGATATAAATATTATCTGATGTCATTAGATATTTTTCctgtaaaacaaatacacacaaTAAACCACTAAATAACTTTGAAATGACTCatatattgtaaacatgtactatcttgaattttgacaaaatatgatatagaaaaaatgtttgttttgtatgcaTCATAACTAAAATGAAGCATATCTAAAGGGCCTTCTGTGTTTTAATATCTAACTAGATTTCCATGAAATGCCTGTGCTGCCTCACAGGAGCGCTCACAATGACCTTGTCCTTAAACCTACTGACCATAACCAACATGCATATCAAATTTGAAGACTTTACAACATGTTGTTCAAAAGTTATCAATCAGAAAAAAATCGATGATGCTGTGGATGTTGACACAGACAATTATAAATTAGTCCCTACAAAGTCATGTCCGATACGTTTGGAAGTTAACACAAACAGTCACTCAGTAGAtcaaaccaacatttttttatggatGACAAAATTCTCATTAATtgacattcaaaacattaatcataaaaataaaatttaatatcaaagTGATGGGTTACTATTCACAAGCTAGGTGAACTTTATACTGACATAGTAAATCAAATCACCCTTTTATATAGTGAAACTATTGTACTTTTTGCTTTTCTTCgcttttgaaacaaaattgatgGGTTCATTTTAATTCTACACAGACAAAATTAAGTAATAGTCTTTATTTGTTTCTCTTAATGATAAAGTTGTCAGCCTGGGCAAAGCCAGGCCTCAACTTATTGTTTAGAAGACCAAATAGTTTCTTAGTGTTTAGCACAAATTGCCTATCAAATGCCTCTTTACCAGCACAAGCTTCTGGGTTATATATAGTCACTTAATAAAACCAGTAAAAGACTAAATGAAAATTGGGTGGTTAACGAAGTGTATGTATTTTTGGTTGTCAGAGctcttcttaatcattaaatgtGAATCTGTCCAGCAAACCCATTAGCAGTGCATGTCAGCCATGAAGactaaaaacaattttgttctgttcaagcaaaatcaacatttttgacATTATGATTTTCAAATCAAAAGTGAAATAATTCCATATCAATTATATATCATGTTCTTATGACATTTAGTATCTGTATCAAAGCAATTTTACATGATATAGAAACACATTTAGTATCTGTATCAAAGCAATTTTACATGATACAGAAACGGTAGAAATCGGTTTCGGCAATGGTAAAGCAAAGATAGAACTATACAACAATGCgtaaatatgcaaatatgggctcttgatcaaatattttctctaaattaaatatctactttaaacatacatgttccTCCATATCAGATTTCGATGTATTTAAAGAGTTATCAAAGTGACCTATAAAATGTTGATAGATAAAAACCGGTAAGTTCGACCATcccaaaatgtaaacattataaAGATGTATATTTCAATCTCCTAAACCGATTTCAAGAGGTTTCAATTCATGACAAGCCTTGTGcgatcaaatatttttaaaaacaaactcatttaaatcagcaaaatatttgttgaatttgtatCAAGCtcttattaaatgttatttttggaATTTActcaatgtcatttatataaGTCCACCTTCTTATATACTCCTGTGTGTTTAACTTCAGACTTATCTATTTTATATTCATGTGCTGACAGTATGAAATGGATCCCTTCTAAATTACATAACTTTTGAATGCCATAAAAGCTTTATATTTCGTGTAATATACAGGGTcctcaataagttttggttgaaccgtctcaaatagtaaagtaaacgaccagcttctacttattctactgaaaattcatttagttttccaaatttgaaatggccctattgccatttgaaccgtccattttggccggcagccggttcttattgagaacactgaatatataacatgaactaataaaaataaatatgcttgAGCTACTGAATTGCGATGATGATGAACCTGACAACTCCATACCTTTG
The DNA window shown above is from Mya arenaria isolate MELC-2E11 chromosome 6, ASM2691426v1 and carries:
- the LOC128237343 gene encoding uncharacterized protein LOC128237343 isoform X3, which gives rise to MSQKAIKKRTINDIKNSMKISVKSANNRNNTSPDRNIKTAEKSAKSLPDKSFPLNKFIALPNGLRPKSTQASSDISKSPRKSTPIKAVAIPPGTSLNDSRAQVYVIDKARGTNSDPSSSEAYNSVDYDIVNHNTLSIEKRANGGVSVVVNKPVDDRDSDRSRPYATSTPRASRRGYSSAQNSPRRDSDSNYGSVNSTDSYGSTASNGSRKRLYKKRSQSAPVSENRKPLRDTDYVIQKWSEQDQIPGLSHETEHDGIIIQRENWTNAKHGVSPIGAIHTVYRSNSVNSPSHSVDKVKPSPHLNGSSYSSELEFTDVCNVNSTYHDKSHTVSPDSSYQSQDYSRNDLSLDNFINTGAKAKNNSSQVWDNKSEIVYTHGSYENRYGTENGLKRIERSLSDFNLYKMNMDDRQRTRDMSTAGSNSYAVNGIPQSGIMIRRPGGDNIVINDMHTRVPRSDMDFYTVGRKQGTLMQSKHKFSSMPTLLTESKGDKKLMKLLKKQEKDERKRREKEEKKRAKEEKKRLKMEKRLKTKTLPRNFETSKYNFTNGHVLHTGSTSGLDKMFRRPKLSMTAVPIDIEGDDNFSLASSTPAPKMAPPPPPGPSQKTMSLYASAPDLLRIEQVYGATLRGRNKESQHRPPIPSDYGPRTVVLQRAPEGYGFVLRGAKSQLKPNGELDFRPTAEFPALQYLDSVDPGSVSDRAGLHGGDFILEINGENVIKASHDRVVHLIRSTGDTLAMKVVTVQPSGGRADWFNGDKSMTMPHKMKKKAAPVPPQRDPRTSISISKSEGQSISDELSAMASLDSAISGKPEDKIASIRSRTAAKRVSVIDAENIGVDGTLGRAKSTPDLFEGSKIYASPTVPDNKKSNVYAVPGVNASTSGSPVGVAVRPKASPPPPPGEDNSPKKKAPKPPANTSFESSSSTEVVTINTNKSSPYASTKVLVKSTTKSESPYESSFRPGDSAKMSEEPKDLTGYKAGHKRTPSAGALLNRENTEQSQDTNGGVTFAEDKVLDHAASFLKKHPNAKLLMTAKGQESLRKRTSIKMEPAPDYDSDSGDEKPQSPVKFRDYKQRQSVTVISVGDKNQKPSPTQSQASKRYTIHSTIPSDDKGFSIPPRPNGPAPTPPSQNRQDTQSRKSAAPTPPQDNKVTVKVEVNREPEDNFYAPKLPDSQPPSLPSTPPPDFDDKPFLREIPRAPAPPPVAPAPPPPPPPPPAPSAEDINKVKSTASADHISSKPVSQDAIAAAVAKRQERLHNQEPKIFDNKPKPVVPQMDPNQAAIIAAVARRRQQLEKQDQHSVMESIESRLQKTKKLQAAKFSLTGSKVAKTDNKNNESANKSNVQSNVKGLGSVKKPEPAKAEKEEFSFKVEPIKELPKIIKNQPGITQIKPNFGQRPVKSASETKQANGIGVNKPKPIENVIVKPAPATNKDKLSEVKNETDNEQTKSEKNVNGQSDFLALAEKRRQEWLQRKQKSSESKSSSASGSPDKERFRNGEKKGVSPQVSAKPSKPLTNGDVYANVPPPPAAFRDGGNTDNNNIVQLEIIPPPMHFSSEHGHETSSQQHSPAFSPDTASLVSSLSTLSSLSGEGRGNGYEDVIAPPPPGFDDGDTSVIPPPPQFDSLTDKKAGKSFGDKPVSDWLCNDVLDWLDSLSMSQYKSSFQRNCIDGKKLLGLSRNHYIDLGVTQVGHRMTIERSIKKAEIKQKNLSNNVIASEHL